One Paralysiella testudinis genomic window, TCATGCTGTCCACCATCGCCTTGGTAATCAGTTTGGGCGCAGGCTTGCCCGGAATGGCGGCGGTGGTGATGATGATGTCCACTTGGCGCGCTTCATCGGCAAACAGCTTCATTTCGGCGGCAATAAACGCCTCGCTCATCACTTGAGCATAGCCGTCGCCACTGCCGCCTGCTTCGGTGGGAAAATCCAGCTTTAAAAACTGGCCGCCCATCGATTCGATTTGCTCGGCCACTTCTAGGCGGGTATCAAACGCCTTCACAATCGCGCCCAACTGCACCGCCGCACCAATGGCCGACAACCCGGCCACACCGGCGCCAATCACCAGTACTTCGGCCGGCGGCACCTTGCCCGCAGCGGTAATCTGGCCGGTGAAGAAACGGCCAAAAGCACTGGCTGCTTCCACCACCGCGCGGTAGCCGCTGATATTGGCCATCGACGACAAGGCATCCATCGCCTGCGCACGCGACATGCGCGGCACCATATCCATCGCCAGCACGGTAATCTGGCGCTCACGCAGCTTTTCAAGCAATTCCGGATTTTGCGCCGGCCACACAAAGCTAATCAACACCGTGCCTGCGGCAATGGCATTGATTTCCGCTTCAGTGGGCGCATTCACCTTATACACCGCTTCGCAAGCCCATACCGTGGCTGCATCCGCCACCGTAGCACCGGCGGCGGTATAGGCGCTGTCGTCCAAGCTCGCCGCCTTACCCGCCCCACTCTCTACCACCACCTCATGCCCCAGCTTCAGCAATTGCACCACCGTTCTGGGGGTGGCGGCCACCCGGGTTTCGCCGGGCAACGACTCTTTGGGAATACCAATCCTCATCTCTTTAATCCTTTCCGGGTTGCAATGCCAACAGCACGGCATGTATTTAAAATTGGAAACACCGATTCTAAACAAAATCAAACACAACACAATATTATTTTTCGATGAAACAACCTAATACGCTATTTTAATGCGCAAAATCAGCGCTACCGCGCCGCCAACCATCCTGTTTGCACTGCAACAAAAAGCAATATGGCGCCCAAGCCGAAAAAAGCGCAGCTTTATAAACATAAACCGCCATAAGAAAAGCCGCCGTAGCAAGACTATGGCGGCAGAATGGGCTGGCATTGTCAATTTTTGCGCTATGTGTTTCTAAAAACCGCCTATTTAGTCGGGAAACACAAACTCATCTATATCTAGCGAATTGCCAAGTTTCTAAGCCACCGGTACGGCGGGAAACGATATTGCGATTGAGCGGGTAACCCAATATCATTTCTAAGCCGCCTATTCGGCGGGAAACATTGGCCACTGTTGCCGATGATACCGCCGGGGTTTCTAAGCCGCCTATTCGGCGGGAAACTTAGCCGGAGCGGATTCGGCCATGGAAGCTGTTTTCTAAGCCGCCTATTCGGCGGGAAACTGAAGGCCAAGCAACGAACGGCGAAGGTTGAATTTCTAAGCCGCCTATTCGGCGGGAAACTTGCCAGACTTTTAAAGAGCGGCGCACGTTGTTTTCTAAGCCGCCTATTCGGCGGGAAACGCCGCGCCTTCGGTGTGCCGCCGCAATTGATTTTTCTAAGCCGCCTATTCGGCGGGAAACCGGCCGGCCGGTTTTTCGGTCGTTGACGTTTGTTTCTAAGCCGCCTATTCGGCGGGAAACATGGGTAAGGCTAAGTTGCTCGGGCTGGTGGTTTTCTAAGCCGCCTATTCGGCGGGAAACAAAGCAGAGCTGGTCATTAACAACCACGCTAATTTCTAAGCCGCCTATTCGGCGGGAAACCACTGAATATTGCCCGTGATTACTCATCTGATGTTTCTAAGCCGCCTATTCGGCGGGAAACTTTGGGGTAACGCTTTAATGCTTTCTTTTGTTTTTCTAAGCCGCCTATTCGGCGGGAAACGTGGACGTCATTGCACTACCGGAGGGCAGTGTTTTCTAAGCCGCCTATTCGGCGGGAAACCGTGAATTTATCGCCGGCACCCAGAGCGCGTTTTTCTAAGCCGCCTATTCGGCGGGAAACTTTTACCGGTGATACTGCCCGGTGGTTTAGTTTTCTAAGCCGCCTATTCGGCGGGAAACTACGTGTGTGCCTTGGATCTCACCTGTTGATTTTTCTAAGCCGCCTATTCGGCGGGAAACGGCCAAAATCAGTGCAACCAGTAGACCCGCAATTTCTAAGCCGCCTATTCGGCGGGAAACATAATTGCCGATATGCAGTGTATTACCCTGATTTTCTAAGCCGCCTATTCGGCGGGAAACGCGAACAAATGGCGGCACTGGCCAGCATCCAATTTCTAAGCCGCCTATTCGGCGGGAAACCTGGCCGCTGCCGGCTTGGTGGTGGTGCCGGATTTCTAAGCCGCCTATTCGGCGGGAAACACGGCGAAACCTCACCGCGCGTCTCTACCGCCTTTCTAAGCCGCCTATTCGGCGGGAAACACGGCATCGCTAAACCAACTCAGTGTCAAATTTTTCTAAGCCGCCTATTCGGCGGGAAACAATGAAATAATATCCCATATTGTCAATAATATTTTCTAAGCCGCCTATTCGGCGGGAAACAAATCAAATAGTGTATGCGTTGTAAAATCTTATTTCTAAGCCGCCTATTCGGCGGGAAACGGTGTCTTAACCGAAAAAGGAAATTACGAAATTTTCTAAGCCGCCTATTCGGCGGGAAACTAAGAAAACCCTGCGACATTGAAGCAGGCAAATTTCTAAGCCGCCTATTCGGCGGGAAACGCTACAGAAACATTGTTGATAGCTACGTTAGCTTTCTAAGCCGCCTATTCGGCGGGAAACTTTTCAGGCAGCCCTTGCGAGCCGCCCGGTATTTTCTAAGCCGCCTATTCGGCGGGAAACAATCAATCTGAGGCCATTCTGGGCTGGTTTATTTTCTAAGCCGCCTATTCGGCGGGAAACAACCAAAACCAATAAAACCATTTTGGATAATATTTCTAAGCCGCCTATTCGGCGGGAAACGTCCCTTTAATTTATCCCCGTTTCAGCCATCATTTCTAAGCCGCCTATTCGGCGGGAAACCTTCATGGTGTCGATTTCATCGCACAGCGCATTTTCTAAGCCGCCTATTCGGCGGGAAACATATTGCCTTTCATTTTATCGGCGTTCCGTTTTTTTCTAAGCCGCCTATTCGGCGGGAAACTTCGCTGGCTTTATCGGCAGCGGCGTTTACCATTTCTAAGCCGCCTATTCGGCGGGAAACTAAACACCAAAAGCGTTTGGGAAATCACTCTTTTTCTAAGCCGCCTATTCGGCGGGAAACATCCGGCATCGCCGTGCCCATCTCTTGCGTCTGTTTCTAAGCCGCCTATTCGGCGGGAAACATGCCATGCGCGGCGTTGTTTACGAGCCGGAATTTCTAAGCCGCCTATTCGGCGGGAAACAAGTAGAATGTACAGCAGACCTAAAAATTGTTTTTCTAAGCCGCCTATTCGGCGGGAAACTTCATGGATATAATTGATGCCTGTTTTTTTGCTTTCTAAGCCGCCTATTCGGCGGGAAACCCGGAGAGGGCGACAATGCGCCAATCGGTGGTTTTCTAAGCCGCCTATTCGGCGGGAAACATGCGCCCGGTAACATCTAAAAATTCATTTGTTTTCTAAGCCGCCTATTCGGCGGGAAACTGGTTTTTCAGGCTGTTGATTTGGCCGTTAAGTTTCTAAGCCGCCTATTCGGCGGGAAACTACAAATATGGTACATCATGCTGCCGTTTTAATTTCTAAGCCGCCTATTCGGCGGGAAACAAAATCCGATTGAATCGGGCGGTGCGGCAGGATTTCTAAGCCGCCTATTCGGCGGGAAACTTGCTGGGAGCCGACAATAGCCGCAATTCCTATTTTCTAAGCCGCCTATTCGGCGGGAAACTCTGATTGGATGTAACCGCCAAGCTCGCCAGCTTTCTAAGCCGCCTATTCGGCGGGAAACGGCGTGCTGTATCAAGACTGGGACATCAGCAATTTCTAAGCCGCCTATTCGGCGGGAAACGAATGCATCTACTCTGCTTAGCTGGCGTGGGTTTTCTAAGCCGCCTATTCGGCGGGAAACTGTACTGGCTTGATGCAGTCAATAAGCGTGTATTTCTAAGCCGCCTATTCGGCGGGAAACAAACGGCGGGGCGATGATTACCATGCCCTTTTTTTCTAAGCCGCCTATTCGGCGGGAAACTTATTCATGTTTAACCTCGTTAATGAGCT contains:
- a CDS encoding Re/Si-specific NAD(P)(+) transhydrogenase subunit alpha codes for the protein MRIGIPKESLPGETRVAATPRTVVQLLKLGHEVVVESGAGKAASLDDSAYTAAGATVADAATVWACEAVYKVNAPTEAEINAIAAGTVLISFVWPAQNPELLEKLRERQITVLAMDMVPRMSRAQAMDALSSMANISGYRAVVEAASAFGRFFTGQITAAGKVPPAEVLVIGAGVAGLSAIGAAVQLGAIVKAFDTRLEVAEQIESMGGQFLKLDFPTEAGGSGDGYAQVMSEAFIAAEMKLFADEARQVDIIITTAAIPGKPAPKLITKAMVDSMKPGSVIVDLAAATGGNCEYTVPGAEFITDNGVKVIGYTDLVNRLPGQSSQLYATNLVNLTKLMTPGKDGVLALDFDDAVVRNMTVAHQGDAMYPPPPIQVSAAAAKPKPAPLVQKTAEPLPLWKKLLPAGVAALLFLWLGANAPTAFLNHLIVFVLACVVGYYVVWNVTHSLHTPLMSVTNAISGIIVVGALLQIGQGNGWVTLLAFVAVLIASINIFGGFFVTRRMLNMFRKG